Proteins from one Methanococcus maripaludis C5 genomic window:
- a CDS encoding DNA-directed RNA polymerase subunit L yields MNYVNIVEKSKNFIELELVNDDHSLSNLIKEVLLSKKGVILASYGVEHPVLDPDTGRYISNPTIMLKTDEKTDAEKVLKEALKDIVDLCNKTLKEL; encoded by the coding sequence ATGAACTACGTTAACATTGTTGAAAAAAGCAAAAACTTTATCGAATTAGAATTGGTAAATGACGACCACTCCTTGAGCAACTTGATAAAAGAAGTATTGTTATCCAAAAAAGGTGTCATTCTCGCATCATACGGTGTAGAACACCCTGTTTTAGATCCAGATACTGGAAGATACATTTCAAACCCAACAATCATGTTAAAAACTGATGAAAAAACGGATGCAGAAAAAGTTTTAAAAGAAGCTTTAAAAGACATCGTCGATCTCTGCAACAAAACACTTAAAGAATTATAA
- a CDS encoding acetate--CoA ligase family protein: MNTLEGIFNPKSVAVIGASEIEGKVGQSVMKNLLNFKQHGGKVYPINKKYNEVYGIKCYGSVLDLPEAPDLVIISIPAEYAVDAMEECGKKGVKSAIIITAGFAETNNHVLEDKLKAIIDQYGIRTIGPNCLGVINLHNHLNASFSKEFSNMGNIAFISQSGAIMTALLDIANYYNLGFSKIVSMGNKIDVQEYELLNYLENDPHTKVVALYIEGLKDEKFISAAKKISRKKPVIVLKSGKSEEGAKAASSHTGSLAGNNAVYDAAFKKSRVFNVESFEDLVNLLKIFSVQPPMRSKKLAVITNAGGFGVLAADSVENFGLELAEFSGTTVSELKKYLPDTSGISNPLDLIGDADVDRYKHAFELVENDPNVDGLLAILTPQGMTDALGVARELVKLKNYMICKKDKIPIVASFVGGTSVLEARSYLQEKGIPSFICPELAVKALACLYRQSHLMDKYDSPEYLNEIRTEIADAKANNQEKIDELLANANESNSKEFLKLNGFAIPEKFVATSKEEAKEYAENLGKVVMKVVSADILHKSDAGCVIIDPSDASEAFETIIKNGEKYLFDRKIDGKIDGVLIEQFVTGKEIIIGAKRDPVFGPVVMTGLGGIFVEVLKDVSFGITPITKEYAGEILQSLKSYKILEGVRGEKRSDIEFLKELIVRVGVLMETYEEISEIDINPAFIKEEGQGGFVGDALIITK, from the coding sequence GTGAACACTCTTGAAGGAATATTCAACCCAAAATCAGTTGCAGTAATTGGTGCATCGGAAATTGAAGGAAAAGTTGGACAGTCCGTAATGAAAAACCTGCTGAATTTCAAACAGCACGGTGGAAAAGTATACCCTATTAACAAAAAATACAATGAGGTATACGGGATTAAATGCTACGGTTCTGTTTTAGACCTTCCTGAAGCCCCAGACCTTGTAATTATATCAATTCCTGCAGAATATGCAGTAGATGCTATGGAAGAATGTGGAAAAAAAGGAGTAAAATCCGCAATAATTATTACTGCAGGATTTGCAGAAACCAACAACCACGTGTTAGAAGACAAGTTAAAGGCAATTATTGACCAGTATGGGATTAGAACAATCGGTCCAAACTGCCTTGGTGTGATAAATCTTCATAACCATTTAAACGCATCATTCAGTAAAGAATTTTCAAACATGGGCAATATTGCATTTATTTCACAAAGTGGGGCAATTATGACTGCACTGCTCGATATTGCAAATTATTATAACCTAGGATTTTCAAAAATCGTTAGTATGGGTAACAAAATCGACGTTCAAGAATATGAACTATTAAATTACCTTGAAAATGATCCCCACACAAAAGTTGTAGCGCTTTATATTGAAGGGTTAAAGGACGAAAAATTCATAAGTGCTGCTAAAAAAATTTCAAGGAAAAAACCAGTAATTGTTTTAAAAAGTGGAAAGTCCGAAGAAGGTGCAAAAGCTGCTTCTTCACACACAGGTAGCCTTGCAGGAAACAATGCGGTATATGATGCTGCATTCAAAAAAAGCCGTGTATTTAACGTAGAAAGCTTTGAAGACCTCGTAAATTTATTAAAAATATTTTCGGTACAACCTCCAATGAGATCCAAAAAACTTGCAGTTATTACAAATGCAGGAGGATTTGGTGTTTTGGCGGCAGATTCTGTTGAAAATTTCGGACTGGAACTTGCAGAATTTTCAGGAACAACTGTTTCTGAATTGAAAAAATATTTGCCCGATACATCAGGTATTTCAAATCCACTGGATTTAATAGGAGATGCAGATGTTGATAGATATAAACATGCATTTGAATTGGTTGAAAATGACCCAAACGTAGATGGATTACTCGCAATATTGACTCCACAAGGAATGACTGATGCACTCGGTGTTGCAAGAGAACTTGTAAAACTTAAAAACTACATGATCTGTAAAAAAGATAAAATTCCGATCGTTGCATCTTTTGTTGGAGGAACTTCCGTATTGGAAGCAAGAAGCTACTTACAAGAAAAGGGAATTCCATCATTTATCTGCCCGGAACTTGCAGTTAAGGCATTGGCTTGTTTATACAGACAAAGCCACCTCATGGACAAATACGACAGTCCCGAATACTTAAATGAAATCAGAACCGAAATAGCAGATGCTAAAGCTAACAACCAAGAAAAAATTGATGAATTGCTCGCAAATGCAAATGAAAGCAACTCAAAAGAATTTTTAAAATTGAATGGATTTGCAATCCCTGAAAAATTTGTTGCCACATCCAAAGAAGAAGCTAAAGAATACGCTGAAAATTTAGGAAAAGTTGTAATGAAAGTTGTTTCAGCGGATATTTTGCACAAATCAGATGCAGGTTGTGTTATAATTGATCCAAGTGATGCATCCGAAGCATTTGAAACGATAATAAAAAATGGGGAAAAATATCTGTTTGATAGAAAAATCGATGGAAAAATCGATGGTGTCTTGATCGAACAGTTCGTCACCGGAAAAGAAATTATCATTGGTGCTAAAAGAGACCCCGTATTTGGACCTGTTGTTATGACCGGACTTGGTGGAATATTCGTAGAAGTTTTAAAAGATGTTTCTTTTGGAATTACACCAATAACGAAAGAATACGCTGGAGAAATACTCCAATCCCTGAAATCATATAAAATCTTAGAGGGAGTTAGGGGCGAAAAAAGAAGCGATATCGAATTTTTAAAAGAATTAATCGTTAGAGTCGGAGTTTTAATGGAAACCTACGAAGAAATAAGTGAAATTGATATCAATCCTGCATTCATAAAAGAAGAAGGGCAGGGCGGATTCGTTGGAGATGCATTAATCATTACAAAATAA
- the psmA gene encoding archaeal proteasome endopeptidase complex subunit alpha, whose translation MQQMVPASGYDRAITIFSPEGRLYQVEYAREAVRRGTTAVGIKCKDGVVLAVDRRITSKLIDVSSIEKIFQIDDHIVAATSGLVADARVLIDRARLEAQMNRISYGEAITVEALAKKICDIKQAYTQHGGARPFGLALLITGIDRHSARLFETDPSGALIEYKATAIGSGRPIAMEVLESKYSEDMTVNEGMELALYALSKTTEELKPENIDMAIVKDSGKLVEKISVDEIEKIVKAVYKKVEAEEAEAEKNKGEEDIE comes from the coding sequence ATGCAACAAATGGTTCCGGCATCAGGATACGATAGGGCAATAACCATATTCAGCCCAGAAGGAAGACTTTACCAGGTTGAATATGCTAGAGAAGCAGTGAGACGAGGAACCACTGCAGTTGGCATTAAGTGTAAAGATGGAGTAGTTCTCGCAGTTGATAGAAGAATTACAAGCAAATTAATCGATGTTTCTTCTATTGAAAAAATATTCCAGATTGACGACCATATTGTAGCTGCCACATCAGGTTTAGTTGCTGATGCAAGAGTTTTAATCGATAGAGCAAGACTCGAAGCACAGATGAACAGGATTTCCTACGGTGAAGCAATCACCGTTGAAGCACTTGCAAAAAAAATCTGTGACATTAAACAGGCATACACCCAACACGGCGGCGCAAGACCATTTGGTTTAGCACTTTTAATTACCGGAATCGACAGACATAGTGCAAGATTGTTTGAAACTGACCCAAGCGGTGCTTTAATAGAATACAAAGCAACAGCAATCGGTTCAGGAAGGCCTATTGCAATGGAAGTTCTCGAATCAAAATATAGCGAAGATATGACTGTTAACGAAGGAATGGAATTAGCACTTTACGCTTTAAGCAAAACTACTGAAGAATTAAAGCCTGAAAACATTGATATGGCAATTGTAAAGGATTCTGGAAAATTAGTTGAAAAAATAAGTGTTGATGAAATCGAAAAAATCGTAAAAGCAGTTTACAAAAAAGTTGAAGCTGAAGAAGCAGAAGCTGAAAAAAATAAAGGCGAAGAAGATATTGAATAA
- a CDS encoding 50S ribosomal protein L10: MIDAKSEHKIAPWKIEEVNALKELLKSSSIIALIDMMEVPAVQLQEIRDKIRDQMTLKMSRNTLMKRAIEEVAEETGNPEFAKLVDYMDKGAAIIATEMNPFKLYKTLDESKSPAPVKGGAVAPCDIEIKAGSTGMPPGPFLSELKAVGLPAAIDKGKIGIKEDTVVVKEGEVVSQKLSVVLSALGIKPVTVGLNVLGVYEDGIIYTESDLKIDEEEFIGKIQKAYTSAFNLSVNAVIPTSATVETIVQKAFNDAKAVSVESAFVTDKTADAILGKAYAQMIAVAGLAGDDALDEDLKGKISSGAAAPVEEAPVEEQKEEKKEEAAPSAGLGMLF; encoded by the coding sequence ATGATCGACGCTAAATCAGAACATAAGATTGCCCCTTGGAAAATTGAAGAAGTTAATGCATTAAAAGAATTACTTAAAAGTTCAAGCATTATTGCATTAATTGACATGATGGAAGTTCCTGCGGTACAACTCCAAGAAATCAGGGACAAAATCAGAGACCAAATGACATTAAAAATGTCAAGAAACACACTCATGAAAAGGGCAATTGAAGAAGTTGCTGAAGAAACCGGAAATCCTGAATTTGCTAAGTTAGTAGATTACATGGACAAAGGTGCTGCAATCATTGCTACCGAAATGAACCCATTCAAATTATATAAAACACTTGATGAAAGCAAAAGCCCTGCACCTGTTAAAGGAGGCGCAGTTGCTCCATGCGATATCGAAATTAAAGCTGGTTCAACAGGAATGCCACCAGGACCTTTCTTAAGTGAATTGAAAGCAGTTGGATTACCCGCTGCTATTGATAAGGGTAAAATCGGAATCAAAGAAGACACCGTCGTTGTAAAAGAAGGCGAAGTTGTTTCACAAAAACTTTCAGTTGTACTCTCTGCATTAGGTATTAAACCAGTTACAGTTGGTTTAAACGTACTCGGAGTTTACGAAGATGGTATTATATACACTGAAAGCGATTTGAAAATCGATGAAGAAGAATTCATCGGAAAAATCCAAAAAGCTTACACAAGTGCATTCAACTTGTCAGTTAACGCTGTTATCCCAACAAGCGCGACAGTTGAAACAATCGTTCAAAAAGCATTCAACGATGCAAAAGCTGTATCAGTTGAAAGTGCATTCGTAACAGACAAAACCGCTGATGCAATCCTTGGAAAAGCTTACGCTCAAATGATTGCTGTTGCAGGCCTTGCTGGCGATGACGCTTTAGACGAAGACTTAAAAGGAAAAATTTCATCAGGCGCAGCTGCACCAGTTGAAGAAGCTCCTGTTGAGGAACAGAAAGAAGAGAAAAAAGAAGAAGCTGCACCATCTGCAGGTCTTGGAATGCTCTTCTAA
- a CDS encoding ribosome assembly factor SBDS has protein sequence MVSLDDAVIARLQSHGEKFEILVDPYLAAKFKEGQPIGISEVLGAEAVYKDSGKGEKVPEDLLLKIFETLNPLEIAEQILKKGTVQLTANQRKEIQEQKRKQIVSIISKNTINPQTDTPHPPKRIENAMEEARLSVDIYKSAEEQIPKIIKELRKLLPIKFEKRDVAVKIPGEFAGNTYHTLHDYGATKQEEWMGDGSLVLVIEIPSGIESEFYMHLNKLTKGTVQTKVLKRYD, from the coding sequence ATGGTGTCATTGGACGATGCTGTTATAGCAAGGCTTCAATCACATGGGGAAAAATTCGAAATACTCGTGGATCCATACTTGGCAGCTAAATTTAAAGAAGGACAGCCAATAGGCATCTCAGAAGTCTTGGGCGCTGAAGCGGTTTATAAAGATTCTGGAAAAGGGGAAAAAGTTCCAGAAGATTTACTTTTGAAGATTTTTGAAACCTTGAATCCTTTGGAAATCGCAGAACAGATTCTAAAAAAAGGAACTGTTCAGTTAACGGCTAACCAGCGAAAAGAAATACAAGAACAAAAGCGAAAACAGATCGTGTCAATAATTTCAAAAAACACGATAAACCCTCAAACTGATACTCCTCATCCGCCAAAAAGGATTGAAAACGCTATGGAAGAAGCTAGACTCAGTGTTGATATTTATAAAAGCGCTGAAGAACAAATTCCTAAAATTATTAAGGAATTGAGGAAACTTTTACCCATTAAGTTTGAAAAAAGAGATGTTGCAGTTAAAATTCCCGGAGAATTTGCTGGAAACACATACCATACACTTCATGACTACGGCGCGACCAAGCAGGAAGAGTGGATGGGCGATGGTTCGCTTGTTCTTGTAATCGAAATTCCAAGCGGTATTGAAAGCGAATTTTACATGCATTTGAACAAACTTACAAAAGGAACTGTTCAAACTAAAGTACTTAAAAGATATGATTAA
- a CDS encoding PHP domain-containing protein yields the protein MENNVFNADMHIHTKYSGMMKYMGLKFPDSVEEPLKVMKCAKANGMDIIAVTDHNTIKGALETKKYEKEFGIEVVVGSEIMSKDGEILGLFLNDDIPKRLSGEETIERIHEQGGLAVCPHPYSPICEAIGDKVFELDFDGVEVYNAYHRDGIVNNIALDKVLKNYHKSPFAFLGNSDAHLARMIGNGNTKFEGNCADDLFNAIKHRKTTYEGTPTPLSDIILWSYNVIYASEKALLRSMVRKEDNIVNYNCSKFKKGLAAFGGLMYIGTPLPLLAGVLGNIYLKKKAKQKLKEVIQEVI from the coding sequence ATGGAAAATAACGTATTTAATGCAGATATGCATATTCACACCAAATACTCTGGAATGATGAAGTATATGGGATTAAAATTTCCAGATTCGGTTGAAGAGCCGTTAAAAGTAATGAAATGTGCAAAAGCAAATGGCATGGATATAATTGCTGTAACTGATCATAACACGATTAAAGGCGCTCTTGAAACGAAAAAATACGAAAAAGAGTTTGGAATCGAAGTTGTAGTTGGAAGCGAAATAATGTCAAAAGATGGTGAAATTTTAGGATTATTCTTAAATGACGATATCCCAAAAAGACTGTCTGGTGAAGAAACTATCGAAAGAATCCATGAACAGGGCGGACTTGCAGTATGCCCTCACCCTTACAGCCCAATCTGTGAAGCAATCGGCGATAAGGTATTCGAACTTGATTTTGATGGAGTTGAAGTTTACAATGCATACCACAGAGATGGAATTGTAAACAACATTGCACTTGATAAGGTTCTGAAAAACTATCACAAGTCTCCTTTTGCATTTTTAGGAAATAGTGATGCGCATTTAGCAAGAATGATTGGAAATGGAAACACCAAATTTGAAGGAAACTGTGCAGATGATTTATTTAATGCAATAAAACACAGAAAAACAACTTACGAAGGAACGCCAACTCCACTTTCAGATATAATTTTGTGGAGTTACAATGTAATTTACGCTTCAGAAAAAGCGCTTTTAAGATCAATGGTCAGAAAAGAAGATAACATTGTAAATTACAACTGCTCGAAATTTAAAAAAGGTCTCGCGGCATTTGGTGGTTTAATGTATATTGGAACGCCACTCCCGCTTCTTGCAGGGGTTTTGGGAAACATATATCTTAAGAAAAAAGCAAAACAGAAATTAAAAGAAGTAATTCAAGAAGTTATTTAA
- a CDS encoding TATA-box-binding protein codes for MEPEIKIVNVVVSTQIGTDIDLEYAADILDNAEYEPEQFPGLVCRLSDPKVALLIFRSGKLNCTGAKCKEDAVIAINKITKELKEAGMDLIDNPEVNVQNMVATTELGMEPNLDDISTLECTEYEPEQFPGLVYRLSDPKVVVLIFGSGKVVITGLKVIEDAYRAYEKISKTLKELEEELY; via the coding sequence GTGGAACCTGAAATCAAAATCGTAAACGTAGTTGTATCGACACAGATCGGAACAGATATTGACTTAGAATATGCCGCAGATATATTAGATAACGCAGAATATGAACCAGAACAGTTTCCCGGACTGGTTTGCAGATTAAGCGACCCAAAAGTTGCACTTTTGATATTTAGAAGTGGTAAATTAAATTGTACCGGTGCAAAATGCAAAGAAGATGCAGTAATTGCAATAAACAAAATAACTAAAGAATTGAAAGAAGCAGGAATGGATCTCATCGACAATCCTGAAGTAAACGTACAAAACATGGTTGCTACAACCGAACTTGGAATGGAACCTAATTTAGATGATATATCCACCTTAGAATGCACAGAATATGAACCAGAACAGTTTCCAGGATTAGTTTACAGATTAAGCGACCCAAAAGTTGTTGTATTAATATTCGGTAGTGGAAAAGTTGTAATTACTGGATTAAAAGTAATCGAAGATGCATACAGAGCATATGAGAAAATATCTAAAACATTGAAAGAACTCGAAGAAGAATTATACTAA
- a CDS encoding 50S ribosomal protein L1: protein MDSEKILNAVKEARTLAKPRNFTQSVDLIVNLKELDLSRPENRLKEQIVLPSGRGKDVAIAVIAKGDLAAQAEEMGLTVIRQEELEELGKNKKTAKKIANAHGFFIAQADMMPLVGKSLGPVLGPRGKMPQPVPGNANLAPLVARFQKTVSINTRDKALFQVYIGHESMSDDELAANAEAILNVVSRKYEKGLYHVKSAFTKLTMGAAAPIEK, encoded by the coding sequence ATGGACAGTGAAAAAATACTGAACGCAGTGAAGGAGGCTCGAACTCTTGCTAAGCCGCGAAACTTCACGCAATCCGTAGATCTCATCGTCAACTTAAAAGAGTTGGATCTTTCAAGACCTGAAAACAGATTGAAAGAACAAATCGTTTTACCAAGTGGAAGAGGTAAAGACGTAGCGATTGCGGTTATTGCGAAAGGTGACTTGGCTGCGCAAGCAGAAGAAATGGGCCTCACTGTAATAAGACAGGAAGAATTAGAAGAATTAGGTAAAAACAAAAAAACAGCTAAAAAAATTGCTAACGCACATGGCTTCTTTATCGCTCAGGCTGATATGATGCCATTGGTAGGTAAATCATTAGGTCCTGTTCTAGGTCCTAGAGGTAAAATGCCACAACCAGTGCCAGGTAATGCAAATTTAGCTCCATTAGTTGCTAGATTCCAAAAAACGGTTTCAATCAACACAAGGGATAAAGCATTATTCCAAGTGTACATTGGCCACGAATCTATGAGCGATGATGAGCTTGCTGCAAATGCTGAAGCAATTTTAAACGTAGTGTCCCGAAAATACGAAAAAGGACTCTACCACGTTAAAAGTGCATTTACAAAACTTACAATGGGCGCAGCTGCTCCTATTGAGAAATAG
- the rpl12p gene encoding 50S ribosomal protein P1: MEYIYAALLLNSAGKEITEDAVKAILVAGGVEANEARVKALVAALEGVDIAEAIEKAAIAPVAAAAPAATAAAPVEEKKEEKKEDTGAAAAAGLGALFG; this comes from the coding sequence ATGGAATACATATACGCAGCATTATTATTAAATTCAGCAGGTAAAGAAATCACAGAAGACGCTGTTAAAGCTATTTTAGTAGCTGGTGGCGTTGAAGCAAACGAAGCTAGAGTTAAAGCTTTGGTTGCTGCTTTAGAAGGTGTTGACATTGCAGAAGCTATCGAAAAAGCTGCAATCGCACCAGTAGCCGCTGCTGCTCCTGCAGCTACTGCAGCTGCACCAGTTGAAGAAAAGAAAGAAGAGAAAAAAGAAGACACAGGAGCAGCTGCTGCAGCTGGTCTCGGTGCTTTATTCGGATAA
- a CDS encoding iron-sulfur cluster biosynthesis family protein: MIPVTISEEAREFINEKINDTGSKDLIVFFEGFGUGGPKFGIDIASKIVETDEKIYDEDFRIFIDKMARQVLNEVYIIVKKSVFSGKYLAVKGAGGCC; encoded by the coding sequence ATGATCCCTGTAACAATTTCCGAAGAAGCAAGGGAGTTTATAAACGAAAAAATAAACGATACGGGTTCAAAAGACTTGATCGTATTTTTCGAAGGTTTTGGTTGAGGTGGCCCTAAATTCGGGATTGACATCGCAAGTAAAATCGTCGAAACGGATGAAAAAATTTACGACGAAGATTTTAGAATCTTTATCGATAAAATGGCTAGACAGGTATTAAATGAAGTATATATTATCGTAAAAAAGTCCGTTTTCAGCGGAAAATATCTGGCAGTAAAAGGAGCAGGTGGCTGCTGTTAA
- a CDS encoding bifunctional ADP-dependent NAD(P)H-hydrate dehydratase/NAD(P)H-hydrate epimerase has protein sequence MEEIKCVQERGNILKFEQLRAKLKINDKKGISSFEIKVIDENSEQYGISKETLMENAGRAVFEEIVNLNVDFSKAYVLCGTGNNGGDGFVIARHLANNFATFVVLIGNEGKLRTSETQKNFNIIKNMERFGNLDYINILENEKVMELLKTIETELKNEKILIIDAMLGTGVTGNLKNPYSITVDYLNALKGKYYENLKIISVDVQTGNLKSDLEVILHKKKTENKNKNFVVKSIGIPKYIENMVGKGDFYLLNKRKQNSHKGQNGKVLIIGGSKEYHGAPVFSALVASKFADLVTVASVSKVMNTVRNYPELMPYELNGNYIGQNHVGELLKLSETYDCTVLGSGISINNDTKEFVNSYINETNGKVVIDADAIKLIDYENFEFKNNFIFTPHKKEFEYLENYIESSKFKSTAVLKGSPDIVFNSNNIKMNVTGNPGMTSGGTGDILCGIIGAIYSCNDAFPSTCCGTYINGYCGDLLEKEYGYYYNSTDIIKILPKALKELL, from the coding sequence ATGGAAGAGATCAAATGCGTTCAGGAAAGAGGAAATATTTTAAAATTTGAACAGCTAAGAGCAAAACTCAAGATTAATGATAAAAAGGGCATATCTTCTTTTGAAATAAAGGTGATTGACGAAAATTCAGAACAGTACGGAATCTCAAAAGAAACATTGATGGAAAATGCTGGAAGGGCTGTTTTTGAAGAAATTGTTAATTTAAACGTTGATTTCTCAAAAGCGTATGTATTATGCGGTACGGGAAATAATGGTGGAGATGGTTTCGTTATTGCACGACACCTTGCGAATAATTTTGCTACATTTGTCGTATTAATTGGAAATGAAGGAAAACTAAGAACTTCTGAAACTCAAAAAAACTTTAATATCATAAAGAATATGGAACGTTTTGGTAATTTGGATTACATAAATATTTTAGAAAATGAAAAGGTAATGGAGTTACTAAAAACGATTGAAACTGAACTAAAAAATGAAAAAATACTGATAATTGATGCAATGCTCGGAACAGGAGTTACTGGAAATTTAAAAAATCCCTATTCAATAACGGTTGATTATTTGAATGCTTTAAAGGGCAAATACTATGAAAATTTGAAAATAATCAGTGTAGATGTCCAAACTGGAAATTTAAAATCCGATCTGGAAGTTATACTCCACAAAAAAAAGACTGAGAACAAAAATAAAAATTTTGTTGTCAAAAGTATTGGAATTCCAAAATATATTGAAAATATGGTTGGAAAAGGGGATTTTTACCTTTTAAACAAAAGAAAGCAAAATTCCCACAAAGGACAGAATGGAAAAGTGCTGATAATTGGTGGATCGAAAGAATATCATGGTGCCCCCGTTTTTTCGGCCCTTGTAGCTTCTAAATTTGCAGACCTTGTTACAGTTGCTTCAGTTTCAAAAGTTATGAATACAGTTCGAAATTATCCTGAATTAATGCCGTATGAATTAAATGGAAATTATATTGGTCAAAATCATGTAGGTGAACTTTTAAAATTGTCTGAAACGTATGATTGCACAGTTTTAGGAAGCGGAATTTCAATAAATAATGATACAAAAGAGTTTGTAAATTCCTACATTAATGAAACAAATGGAAAAGTAGTTATTGATGCTGATGCAATAAAGTTAATAGACTATGAAAATTTTGAATTCAAAAATAATTTTATATTTACCCCACACAAAAAAGAATTTGAATATCTCGAAAATTATATCGAAAGTTCAAAATTCAAATCAACCGCGGTTCTAAAAGGCAGTCCTGACATCGTGTTTAATTCTAATAATATTAAAATGAACGTTACTGGAAATCCGGGAATGACCTCTGGCGGAACTGGAGACATATTATGCGGAATTATTGGTGCAATTTATTCCTGTAATGACGCATTTCCTTCAACATGCTGTGGAACGTATATAAACGGATATTGTGGAGATTTATTGGAAAAAGAATATGGATATTATTACAATTCAACAGATATTATCAAAATATTGCCAAAAGCACTAAAAGAACTTCTATAA
- a CDS encoding DUF2067 family protein has protein sequence MKRIISIKGTEEEIIEICERISKLGIDYSFDAKANYSENNAYNSARIKIFGDEKYKLVEDHKNILNIIDTVHNKYNKDAKGLFEYKLNDLKYPVNKDLVLDTLTALKINFKYLKDENVIKCEHKIEEINSILKDILDIYSELNFYNIGSKPVKNVITLAAYITGRDIDELIEEGLEKELFREEDEKIVLNKDIYLTRKELLSVKK, from the coding sequence ATGAAAAGAATAATATCAATTAAAGGAACTGAAGAAGAAATCATCGAAATCTGCGAAAGGATATCTAAATTAGGCATTGATTATTCATTTGATGCAAAAGCAAATTATTCAGAGAATAATGCATACAACAGTGCAAGAATAAAGATATTTGGCGATGAAAAGTACAAACTTGTAGAAGATCATAAAAATATACTCAATATTATCGATACAGTTCACAATAAATACAATAAAGATGCTAAAGGATTATTTGAATACAAACTAAACGATTTAAAATACCCAGTAAACAAAGACCTTGTTTTGGATACACTCACTGCATTAAAAATTAATTTTAAATATTTAAAAGATGAAAACGTAATCAAGTGTGAACATAAAATAGAAGAGATTAATAGTATCTTAAAAGACATTCTTGATATTTACTCTGAACTCAACTTTTATAATATTGGATCAAAACCTGTTAAAAACGTAATAACTCTTGCGGCGTACATAACAGGGCGAGATATCGATGAATTAATCGAAGAAGGACTTGAAAAAGAACTATTTAGAGAAGAAGACGAGAAAATTGTTCTTAATAAGGATATATATTTAACAAGAAAAGAACTTTTGAGTGTGAAAAAATGA
- the hisH gene encoding imidazole glycerol phosphate synthase subunit HisH → MIAIIDYNAGNLRSIEKALELYTKDIVVTSDPEILLSADKLVLPGVGNFGDSMKNISQKTGDCSLNEIINKCVQNVPFLGICLGMQLLLEKSEECPKIPGLGVISGDVIKFRHSEKIPHMGWNTVNQVQDIPLFEGIANNEYFYFVHSYHVNPSEKNVISGTTDYGYEFPCVLNKKNVYATQFHPEKSGKNGLKMIENFVELI, encoded by the coding sequence GTGATTGCAATAATTGATTATAATGCAGGCAACTTGAGGAGTATCGAAAAGGCACTTGAACTCTACACGAAAGACATCGTTGTTACAAGTGACCCCGAAATTCTCTTAAGTGCTGACAAGTTAGTCCTCCCAGGTGTTGGAAATTTTGGAGATTCAATGAAAAATATTTCCCAAAAAACCGGAGACTGTTCCCTAAATGAAATAATTAATAAATGTGTTCAAAACGTTCCGTTTTTAGGAATTTGTTTAGGAATGCAGTTACTTCTTGAAAAAAGTGAAGAATGTCCCAAAATTCCTGGTCTCGGAGTAATATCTGGAGACGTAATAAAATTTAGGCATTCTGAAAAAATCCCCCACATGGGCTGGAATACAGTAAATCAAGTTCAAGATATTCCCCTTTTTGAAGGAATAGCGAATAATGAATATTTTTACTTTGTACATTCGTATCACGTAAATCCTTCAGAAAAAAACGTGATTTCAGGGACTACTGATTACGGTTACGAATTCCCGTGTGTTTTAAATAAAAAAAACGTTTATGCTACCCAGTTCCATCCTGAAAAAAGTGGTAAAAACGGTTTAAAAATGATTGAAAACTTTGTTGAATTAATTTAA